Below is a genomic region from Acidobacteriota bacterium.
CGAGCGTGCGCACCGGCACCGGGAAGGGCTCGAGCGCGCGGGCCAGCACGGTCGGCGAGAGCTCGGTGAACGCGAGCCGAGCCACGAGCTCGCGCGCGGCCTCGCCATGGCTGCGGACGAGACCCCGCGCGTTGAGCCGTACCCACAGCTCGTACTCAGTGAGCCGGCTGGTCACGAGCTCCTCGGTCCACAACGACTCGG
It encodes:
- a CDS encoding PIN domain-containing protein; this translates as MIYVDTSVLLSQLLDEQRQPPESLWTEELVTSRLTEYELWVRLNARGLVRSHGEAARELVARLAFTELSPTVLARALEPFPVPVRTLDALHLASLEFLCARRQPVRLATYHERQLQAARRLGFDTYAV